In Hoplias malabaricus isolate fHopMal1 chromosome 6, fHopMal1.hap1, whole genome shotgun sequence, a single window of DNA contains:
- the e2f3 gene encoding transcription factor E2F3 yields the protein MRKELSSAPGRAIISGLGEHNSGLFASSHRSTVYSSGPYLQMITPPTCAPPAAELCVSEPAGRGLYSTPLQGPAAGTTTGIRPALGRPPAKRRLELDSMDHQYTEPIRANRGRRPTLKLNRTKAPKTPPEKSRYDTSLGLLTKKFCQLLSQSSDGVLDLNQAADLLSVQKRRLYDITNVLEGVRLIKKKSKNNIQWLGSSLPTDVEPLAPLLPLQALSREMMTLREEEKRLDELIQACSNNVQQMTEETHNQKYAYVTYQDIRRIKSLQDQTVIAVKAPSETKLEVPDPKESLQVHLSSSKGPIDVFLCTDPSSADSQLDNRVDVNGNDTDIIRVSKQGAKSGSKCSAQKIGSSVNGHAAPTGSAPMSPLSSSLSSILQQPVELVPFVPLSPALLSEEYMLGLDDEQGITDLFDSCDLDMLPLDDLLMV from the exons ATGAGAAAGGAGCTTTCCTCGGCTCCGGGCAGAGCGATCATTTCAGGGCTGGGCGAACATAACTCCGGCTTGTTTGCCTCGTCTCATCGTTCCACGGTCTACTCCTCGGGACCGTATCTTCAGATGATAACGCCGCCGACCTGCGCTCCTCCGGCGGCCGAGTTGTGTGTGTCCGAGCCCGCGGGCCGAGGGCTGTACTCCACACCGCTTCAGGGCCCCGCCGCCGGGACAACCACTGGGATCAGACCCGCGCTAGGGCGCCCTCCG GCTAAACGGCGTTTGGAGCTGGATTCTATGGATCACCAGTACACTGAACCGATCAGAGCCAACAGGGGTCGCAGACCAACTCTCAAGCTAAACCGAACCAAAG CTCCTAAAACACCACCTGAAAAGTCTCGCTACGATACATCGCTGGGTCTCTTGACTAAGAAGTTCTGCCAGCTTCTGTCTCAGTCGTCAGATGGTGTTCTGGACCTGAACCAAGCTGCTGACTTGCTCAGTGTCCAGAAGAGGAGACTGTACGATATCACCAACGTCCTGGAGGGTGTACGGCTCATAAAAAAGAAATCCAAAAACAACATCCAGTGGCT GGGTTCCAGTCTGCCCACGGATGTTGAACCACTCGCTCCACTACTCCCCCTGCAAGCTCTGAGCAGAGAGATGATGACGCTGCGGGAGGAGGAGAAAAGACTGGATGAGCTTATTCAGGCCTGCTCTAACAACGTCCAGCAGATGACGGAGGAGACacacaaccaaaa GTATGCATATGTCACGTATCAGGATATCCGAAGAATCAAAAGCTTGCAAGATCAGACTGTAATCGCTGTGAAAGCACCATCTGAAACCAAGCTGGAGGTGCCTGACCCAAAGGAG AGTTTGCAGGTCCATCTGAGTAGCTCCAAAGGCCCCATAGATGTGTTCTTGTGCACCGACCCCAGTAGCGCTGACAGTCAGTTGGATAACAGAGTAGACGTGAATGGGAACGACACAGACATCATCAGAGTTTCGAAAC AAGGTGCTAAATCTGGATCGAAGTGCTCTGCTCAGAAGATCGGGAGCAGCGTTAATGGTCACGCCGCTCCGACAGGTAGTGCTCCCATGTCACCTCTGAGCTCCTCGCTGTCCTCCATCCTCCAGCAGCCTGTGGAGCTGGTGCCGTTTGTGCCTCTGTCCCCCGCTCTGCTCAgtgaggaatacatgctgggGCTGGACGATGAGCAGGGCATCACTGACCTATTTGACTCCTGTGACCTGGACATGCTGCCTCTGGACGACCTGCTTATGGTGTGA
- the srfbp1 gene encoding serum response factor-binding protein 1, with protein sequence MAASTLNLSNEVVKMRAVVKRVKVFIIRKLTRQIATLKKRKGKEVDLERNQRRVARLLEEIKELKVLAPDVITKAALQKDFSFEKICQDKEASLSERATARIATHPDFSRRIQSIKKAVEIFKAERTGAAKKTQKEAKNDIQQQHMSEQDSEEDDGDDDERAEESEDDEDTTECRKTTEKQQEGDDGPSQEADRDELNEKAKQDKDAPVTKSSETDKVPTEVVRMRKEVKKLRMLIIRKLTQQMACVRKVKGEDSEQKGNQDCVARLQKEVQVLRHLLPDHVTTRALQGSINVEEVFQDSESSPMERAIARIATHPRFIKKLQAVREALEKERSKTEGEKKDKEVTVADDSKDHGEDSSDEEEEEEEKEMEEEVGTGITDDETKDNKNENMGQTLDVIKSSNIVEDVNATRVVSSSAEKTPTAKTKAGLTEQGVTKLKTPKTPSTVGTTQSLQAKSKETPVKKALPSKQDRKPENQKSENKESQEESDLELSDDEKEKEYFDDSTEERFHKQSSLSEDSEEDDFFLGKVNKLKKKKSSAPGKKSKSEPEATEEQKDKEVSNTSQQFKMQSVFCSTLSKSSGASQKGKPCGSKPLRFQNKEKNPHGDAKPSWFKSPGPGNHRRPSAAGPKDSGPRQMNVPGARTGKYAFDGQHTQSNKTAPGKPFKSSQHSQQALHPSWEASRKRKEQQSQITAFQGKKIKFDDDD encoded by the exons ATGGCAGCATCAACACTAAACCTCAGTAATGAGGTAGTCAAGATGAGGGCCGTGGTGAAGCGGGTGAAGGTGTTTATCATCCGGAAGCTGACCCGACAGATCGCCACTCtgaagaaaaggaaaggaaaagaggTTGACTTGGAGAGGAACCAGAGGCGAGTGGCAAGGTTGCTTGAAGAGATCAAAGAGTTAAAAGTCCTGGCTCCGGACGTTATCACCAAGGCTGCCCTGCAGAAAGACTTCAGCTTTGAGAAAATTTGTCAGGATAAAGAAGCCAGCCTCTCAGAGCGAGCCACAGCACGCATCGCCACACACCCGGACTTCAGCAGGAGGATCCAGAGCATCAAGAAGGCCGTTGAAATCTTCAAAGCAGAACGAACAGGTGCTGCTAAAAAGACACAGAAGGAAGCCAAAAATGACATCCAGCAACAGCATATGTCAGAACAAGACAGTGAGGaggatgatggtgatgatgatgaaaggGCAGAGGAGTCAGAGGATGATGAAGACACCACAGAGTGCAGGAAAACGACTGAAAAACAACAGGAGGGAGATGATGGTCCATCTCAGGAAGCTGATAGAgatgaattaaatgaaaaagcaaaacaaGACAAGGACGCTCCAGTCACG aAATCATCAGAAACGGACAAAGTACCAACTGAGGTTGTGAGGATGAGGAAAGAGGTGAAGAAACTCAGGATGCTGATTATCCGCAAACTCACGCAGCAGATGGCCTGTGTGAGGAAGGTGAAGGGTGAAGACTCTGAGCAGAAAGGGAACCAAGATTGTGTAGCAAGGCTTCAGAAAGAAGTTCAGGTTTTGAGGCATCTTTTACCTGACCATGTGACCACTAGAGCCCTTCAGGGGAGCATTAACGTGGAAGAAGTGTTCCAGGACTCAGAATCCAGTCCCATGGAGAGGGCCATTGCCCGAATTGCCACACATCCACGCTTCATAAAGAAGCTCCAGGCTGTAAGGGAAGCTCTCGAAAAGGAAAGGAGTAAGACTGAAGGAGAAAAGAAGGACAAAGAGGTGACCGTGGCTGATGATAGTAAAGATCATGGGGAGGATTCTagtgatgaagaagaagaagaggaggagaaggaaatGGAGGAGGAGGTTGGGACAGGCATCACTGATGATGAGACAAAAGACAACAAGAATGAGAACATGGGTCAAACTTTGGATGTGATTAAAAGCTCTAACATTGTAGAAGACGTCAATGCCACTAGAGTGGTTTCATCATCAGCTGAGAAAACGCCTACCGCAAAAACAAAAGCAGGATTGACTGAACAAGGTGTGACTAAGCTAAAAACACCTAAAACACCTTCTACAGTAGGCACTACCCAGAGTCTGCAAGCTAAGAGCAAAGAAACACCAGTGAAGAAGGCCCTGCCGTCAAAACAAGACCGCAAACCTGAAAACCAAAAGTCTGAAAATAAAGAAAGCCAAGAGGAAAGTGACTTGGAGTTGTCTGACGACGAAAAGGAGAAAGAGTACTTTGATGACAGCACAGAGGAGCGCTTCCACAAACAATCGTCTCTCTCTGAGGACAGTGAAGAGGATGACTTCTTCCTTGGCAAAGTGAACaaactgaagaaaaagaaaagctcAGCACCTGGAAAGAAGTCAAAGAGTGAGCCTGAAGCAACAGAAGAACAGAAAGATAAAGAGGTCAGCAACACATCTCAGCAGTTCAAAATGCAGTCGGTCTTCTGCTCCACCCTGTCCAAATCCAGTGGTGCCTCCCAGAAAGGGAAGCCATGTGGCTCAAAGCCACTACGCTTccagaacaaagagaaaaaccCTCATGGAGATGCAAAGCCATCTTGGTTTAAAAGCCCAGGCCCTGGAAATCACAGAAGGCCTTCAGCAGCTGGGCCCAAAGACTCAGGTCCAAGGCAGATGAACGTTCCAGGTGCCAGGACAGGCAAATATGCGTTTGATGGACAACACACCCAGAGTAATAAAACTGCACCTGGCAAACCTTTCAAATCTTCCCAGCATTCCCAGCAGGCCCTTCATCCGTCCTGGGAAGCCAGTCGGAAGAGGAAAGAGCAGCAGTCTCAAATCACAGCTTTCCAAGGGAAGAAGATCaaatttgatgatgatgattaa